In Seonamhaeicola sp. S2-3, the genomic window TGGTTTGCCCTACCTCTACAAAGAATGGTTTATCTGGTGAAGGTTTTCTGTAGAAAGTTCCAATAATTGGTGATTTTATAGTAATGTATTTTGAATCATCATTTTCTGGTGCAGCTGAACCTTTTGCAGGCGCTGCAGGTTCCTGTGGTACAGGATGTGCTGCCACTTGAGCAACTTGTGGAACCGGAGCTGCAGGAACTTGTTGTACAATAGTTGTTTCTGTATCTGAACCTGTTTTTATGGTGATTTTTACGTCGTCCATTTCCAATTTAACCTCGCTTGCGCCAGACTTAGCAACAAACCTGATTAAGTTTTGAATCTCTTTAATATCCATAATTTTACTAATTAGTTATTGGTTAGGTATCTTTAATTAATTATATGCCCATTTTAGAAAAATGGCCCCCCAATTAAATCCGCCACCAAAAGCGGCAAATATTAAATTATCTCCTTTTTTAAGTTGATTTTCATAATCATTTAAAAGTAATGGTAATGTTGCAGAAGTAGTATTACCGTACTTATGAATGTTCATCATTACTTTTTCTTCTTCTAACTCTATTCTGTTTGCTGTGGCGTCAATGATGCGCTTATTTGCTTGGTGTGCTACCAACCAATCTACATTTTCTTTGGTTAGATTATTTCTTTCTAAAATTTTCACAGTGGCGTCTGCCATGTTAAATACGGCATTTTTAAATACCGTTCTTCCTTCTTGAAATGCGTAATGTGCCCCTTCATCTATGGCCTTGTGAGTTATTGGGTTCACAGAACCGCCGTAGGTTGCTTGTAAAAACTCTCTGCCTGTGCCGTCGCTTCTTAAATACTCGTCTTTTAAACCTAAGCCTTCTTTATTAGGTTCAAACAGAACAGCTCCTGCGCCATCTCCAAATATAATACAAGTAGCTCTATCTTTATAATTAATCATTGATGACATTTTATCTGCCCCAATTA contains:
- a CDS encoding beta-ketoacyl-ACP synthase III, with amino-acid sequence MSKTSAAITAVGAYVPEYVLTNQILETMVDTNDEWITTRTGIKERRILKEEGKGTSFLAINAAKDLINKKGINPKDIELVIVATATPDMKAASTAAFTASEIGAVNAFSFDLDAACSSFLFGMSVAAKYIESGTYKNVLLIGADKMSSMINYKDRATCIIFGDGAGAVLFEPNKEGLGLKDEYLRSDGTGREFLQATYGGSVNPITHKAIDEGAHYAFQEGRTVFKNAVFNMADATVKILERNNLTKENVDWLVAHQANKRIIDATANRIELEEEKVMMNIHKYGNTTSATLPLLLNDYENQLKKGDNLIFAAFGGGFNWGAIFLKWAYN
- the accB gene encoding acetyl-CoA carboxylase biotin carboxyl carrier protein, encoding MDIKEIQNLIRFVAKSGASEVKLEMDDVKITIKTGSDTETTIVQQVPAAPVPQVAQVAAHPVPQEPAAPAKGSAAPENDDSKYITIKSPIIGTFYRKPSPDKPFFVEVGQTIAEGDVLCIIEAMKLFNEIESEVSGKIVKILVDDATPVEFDQPLFLVDPS